Sequence from the Acropora muricata isolate sample 2 chromosome 10, ASM3666990v1, whole genome shotgun sequence genome:
GACTGGACGAATCGTAATGAAAGAAAGCGAAAACAACCAAATCGCAGAGCGACAGTAGAACCCGCTGAAATGGGAAACGAGGAGCTGGAAAATATGGTGGAGAGATTAACGAGGGATGGAGACAAGAGAGCAACGGATAGTAAAAGAACTGGTTCGATGACTCAACAGGGCATCGTTAACACGTACGCATGGAAAGGTTGGAATTAATACGCAGCTGGCAGACTTCGTTTCCATAGCAACGAGATGTACTCTGAATGAACAACATGTGCTGAAGCTTATGTAAGAGATTCTGTGATGAAAGCAATGACTTCTTTGAgtgaaaaaagcgaaataaGATTTCTTTGTTCACACACACTTGAAAGAAGGTTGTAGATTGTGATCGCACGAGGTCCagtgcgaaaaaaaaagaagtcgCGCGTGCAATTTGCGCGTGACTTGTTACGAAACATAGCGGTCTGTGCAGGTCATTGGCCAAAAATATAGCAATACCAACAATTTTTCAAACAATTGTACGGAATAACCAAGAACATCTCCGGTGCCCAGCACTTCTCTGTATTTCGGGATCTAACTGGTTCATTTGACAGTCGTTAAGGTCCCTCGATAAAAAGTTTTTAGGAGACGTATGAAACGTGGACATGATTGCTAAGTAACAAGTTTTTCCTTCGCCTTTGATGGGCTAATGACGTGTATCAAATTTTGGAGAGACTTTCCGAAAAGAAATGTAACATTTATTGCCCCTAGCGGTCGAAAGTTCTGGCCGCGAAAAGTAAATTTTCACCTGCTAGTAATCATCAAAAATGAATAAGATTTGATTTCAATGTCTTAATGAGGTGTGAGCTGACTGCGTTTTGAGACATACATGCATTCATCTTCTAACCAATAAAAAGTTGGACTCTTGTAATGTAAAGGAACATCTAACTAGCTCTCAAACCACAAAGGCCTCACTAATGGCCTATGCTGGAGAGAGTCGAGTTGCTGCCGAGGATTCAGTTTACCAGCAAATTGAGGATCTACAAAGAAGGTTAGACGAAACCAACAATTTGTTGCAATCCACCTACAGAGGTCGATCCAAAGAACAGCGTCTTCGGAGTGAACTGACAGACAGACATCTTAAAGACATCGAGGGTACCGTGGAGGAAAATACTCACAAACAAAAACGCCGAAAAAGATTGGAAAGCAAATCCCGCTGCGATGAAACAACTGAAATTGAAAATCTTCATTCCTTTGTCGAATGGAGGGCTCAGCTTCGAGTCCTACACGACGCTCTCGAAGAAGCCATCGACGAGCTATCACGTTATAAAGACAGAAAAGCTCGGCGTGCTATAGCAGAATTACAGGAACTCAAAGATGACGCCATGGCAAGTCTAGAGCAAACAGCTGAATGGACAGAGGACGACATCCAGATACTCGTGCAGCGAAACAATTGCAAAGATCTGCAGtcaacgaaaaataatttaagaTCGATTTTAAACGATGCTGAAAGAGTAAGGAGACTTTCCCGTGAGCTGTCttctcaaatgaaaaatgaGGTACAGAGCCTCAGAGACGAATGCGTTGCCATGGTAAACGATATGGTTGCTTTGAACCGCATTTTGGAAGAAAAGAAGCGTGCGTTGGTTGAATGAGCTGTCGCAATGTAGTCTGCGTATTACTAgtgagtttaagaagctacgatagcaactgcaacgaaaatgtcacattAAAGAAAAGCATTGCGATTTTGTGTTTTGCGATTGTtattttcgcttgcttggcacgaatggtcatcatgtaaaggcaaagaatcaAAGATTTAATGCTGCGTGCTCAAGTTTCGTCAGAACATGAacatttttcctcgttcaaccaatcaaatcattggttTGTGGCGTTCACGTTGCCGTGTTCCTGTCGTCATTTTTGAAACTCCCTAGTGTTTCGAAGGCGAGGCGCAAGCCAATTTCTCCCGCTTAGCAAAGCATCACTTGACCATCTTGCGAAGGGTCATTCTGCCAAGAACAGTTTAATCAAAAGCACAAAACAAGTATTTAAGGCGCAAAGGGGACTCTCGTTTTTTTCAGAAATGCGCTAGTTCTTTTCGGAAAGTTCGCCTTTTAGAATACTTTTACAACAAATTCTCTCCGTTATTCATCGCACTAAACTCGCAATGAAAAAAGATTGTTTGAAAGGACGTAAAAATGCGTTTAACTGCGTAACTTAATAGGCCTTTTTcgatatatttaaattcagcctgatagtgaggcagcgaggacaaagacaaaggaaagtggatatgtaaataatttcacattcattccaacGTGTTTCTATTGTTCTTGTCCTCgctgcctcactatcaagctgaatatttaatatatcgaaaatggcctattgtaaAGGAAACGAACGATTAAATTGCAGATTTATCTTTTTTGCCCTGGCCAATTGCAATACTACATTCACAGCGGTTTATTGTTATCACAGCCGATGGCTGCACTCCTTAGGCCCAGTACACCATTTTCAAAGGGAAAGACCCTGCGGATAACTTTTCATCCTTTCATTCGGTCACAGAGATTTCGATGGAATGGGAAGGCTATTTCCAGTTATCAGAGATTTTCTGGTCAGAACATATGCTTCGACTAGGGCTCCAAACAGAAAATGACTCGGTTGATTacataaaacaagaaaacaaagcaaacataGGATAAACCGCTATCAGTAAAGCGTCAATTTTTACTTCGTAATATGTACTACACAATAGTGTCTCTGAGGTAATTTcttataataaataatgcaTTGGAAGAAGCCCATTTTTTGCGGGTAGAATAATAGCGTTTCTATATTTAAATGGAAAGGAGTTATGTACAGaacatttctaaatttcttttctttcaaattattcCAGGCATGGAAAACTCGCCTCTTCGAAAACTGAAAGTAGATCGTCCACAGTCAATTGACGGTTGGCTTACATTTTTACGCTGAAATTTCAGAGTTTTCGTAATacattaatattaaaaatattcttCCATACTTCCATTACAAGGGTCCCTTGGTTACATTGCTGTTCTGTTCCCGTGTCCCATAAATTGAAACCGCCATACCCCGAAGCCACGTTTCTGCGACCTTTGACCGTTGGGTAAATTGGTAGCAATAAGAGAttttttggcaagatttttCTTTTAGACACGAAACTAAAAGTTGACTCCATAAAATCATCATCATGAGCTTGAATTTCACGGCAAACTAAACTAGTTGAAACCACCTAACTAATTGCTGCTACATATTCACTACTTCACTATTACTACTACTTCGAGGGATTTCCGTTGAGATTGTGATGAGATAAACACTAAGCAAATCATCACATCAACAAAGCTCCGTTGAGTTAGCTCCCACTGTACACTATAATCTACTCGAGCCGTAGCCAAGGGTTGGCGCTGGCAGAGAGGGTATCATATCAAGTAGATATTGCCTGTCCGAGTCCGAAACATAGCTATGGTGATGCGGTGGGTTGCGGGTCCCAGAGTGGTGATGTGTATTCAGGTATGGATGCCACCTAGCATCAGCCTGTTGACGTGCAGCAGCCTCCAGTTCCTGGTGCTGCTGCTGAAGGTGCTGCTGTTGCAGCTGAAAGAGCAGCGAGCTAGAATGTGGCTGATGGTGATGGTAAAGAGCGGGCTGCACTCCTTGATGGTGGTGATGCATGATTGGTTGATGGTGTGGAATGTGATGCCGCGGAGGTGCTGGGGCCAGGTGGGGTTGCGGCGATGTCTTCTGGCCTTGATGGTGCGGTTTTGGAGCTATGGTCGGGCTGTCACTGATTTTTTTCTCTATCTCTTGCTCCTGTTTTAACGCTTTAAGGAAAGCCGCCTTCAACCGACCAGTGTGTTCAGCTTTGAGCTCTTTCTTCACATTAACAGTGCTGCATTTTTCACACACAGTAGCTTCAGTCAGTCCACCGTCCTGTTTCTTTGTCCATGACGGTGAGAAGTCCGTGTTGCAGCGAGAGCAAATCTTGGGGTTTACAACCTTCTCTTGTAGAGGAGCCCCTGATTTCTTGCCGTCCTTATCAGCCATGACATGGACAACAGCCTCGAGCCCGACAAGAACCATGAAGTCTGGGCTTCCGAGACTTGGAATAAAAGACCACTCTGGAGGAGGTGGCTTAGGTGGGGGAATCTGAAGCAGGGTTCTCTCCAACTGCTTCCGCAAGGCCATCTTAGCAGCTGCCTGTTTGCCTCCAATACTCTGTTGATGAGTGCTTGGCAGGTGATGTGGAAATGACACGTACCCACTGCTAACAGGTAGGCTGCTTACACCTTGTGCTCTCACAGGAGTGGGCCGCAGAGGAGCGGGTTGCGTAGGCGTGGAATACACTGGGCTGTTACGACCCTGAGGATACATAGGTGTCGGTTGAATTAAATTCGCCATGCTCGTTACAACATTCTGAAGATCAGCGATGGCCGATGAACCATGTTTCGCCTGAGGAGATGGTTGGTGTAATGATTGCTGGTGAACAgcaaattctttcaaagtttgagAAGCAGGGCCAACAAATTTAGCCGCTGCAGTGGTGGCAGGTGGTCCTTGGGTTCCACCACTGCCTTTCGGTAGCAGTCTTGGCTGACCTGGAACATCTCTTGGTGGATGAAATGTGGACGAGGCTAGAACGGTCGATGCCTTCAATGGTGGAGGCGGCGGGAGGTTCTGGCCCTTCTTTGGTGGCATCTGAGCGGATGATTTTACGTTACTCTGAGGGGCTGTTACCGATTTCtccatgacattttctttttgtagcttGCTGTTGGCCTTCACGTCATTTTGGGCTGCATGCAGCTTCTTTAACAACAGAAGCTTCGCTTCCTCTTGTCTCAATTCGTTCCTAAGATGTTCAATCAACTTTTCTTTCGCTTGCAGATCATCATCGTTATCGTCCGACAGAGGTGAATCGGGCCTTGAAACGTCGCTGTGATCACCATTTGTGACAGAATAATCCACTTTTCCTTCACCGTTTATTCTCTTTTTACTGTCCATAGGTGTCAGTTTTGGTACTCTTAAGAAATCAACAATGCTCTCCTTTGGTCTGTGAGTTATAAGAGGCCTCTTCTCAACTCCGTTTGCATTAGCTGACAACGCAGTGGATTCACAAACGCTTTCTTTCTTCTGCAGTTCTTTTACAGAGCTTAGCCCCAACTGTGCCAAAAGATCCTCTTGTGAGATGCACTCGTCAGAATCAGTATCTTTACCCTctgatttattgttattattattattcaatttaGCAATCTCCTGGTTTGCAGTTTCTTCGCTTGGCATTTGAGGGCTTTTCTGCTGATTACTCTTTCCATCTTCAAGAACAGAACCCTCCTCGTCATCTTTAATGTGTTCCTTCTTTATAACTACTGCTTCGGTGGTATCTTTCTTCTGCTCTTTGTCAGAATCATCATCTGATGAAGATGAAATTATCACAACGGATTGACCATCCTGACCGTTAGGTCTGCAAAGAGGAAAAtaacatttttagttttattcttattattatcaaaTTAGTAATGAAACCTGGGATTGCATTAATTACATGGAACGTTAACACGGGAAGAAAATAACAACAGTCCATGCAAATGATGCCAAAGAAAGATAGTGAGCCAAGAAAAGACAATAACTATCCAGTTAAAAATACACACCTTGAAAGCAAATACGTTTCTTACTCTGCCCATCTAGATTAGCAGTTCTTATCTGTAGCagtgattaataataatttgtaatagTTGAAGTAACAACAAATACTCATGAAAcctgaataatattattggaacAGTTTTAGGGCCTTTGTCTtcaaaatggagaaaatgaACTTGTAAAAGTACAGAATTTGCCGGCATCTTCATTTATTAACCAAATGATCTTGACTAAAGAACCCATACCCTTGTGACCTTGCACATAACACTGCAAACTGTTCCTACTCTTATGTCAACATGCAGGACTGTCAAAACTATCTTCAGTGAAAGGCATATTTTATGACAGAACACAGCAGAGGTGGTATTTCAGTATCTCTTTTAGTAACCGGGTAATTGTAGCCAACAGAACTACATTCGTAACTCACGATATTGGCTGACCCTAGTACAGTTTGACAAACCTGAGGAGAGACAATTTCAAAATGTGTGTCTACATTTACCAATTATGCAGCCTTAAGTGCTGGTGTATTTCCTTAACTGAAAACTTTCAGTACTTTGGCCATGATGTTTTTACCGCTGTCACATGGCCACAGCTGTTCAGGGGTTGGGTGGTGCTATCcgatggataaaaaaatttcaaaacctATTGAGATGATTATCCAGTGGATGGCAATTAATAGATAGTGCAACTGGGACCCCGTGGAAAAAACACAGCTGCCATAGTACTGAATGACTGTCCATATATTTAACAGGTGATCTGTGATGACATAGGCTTACTTGGGAAATAGGCGCGTGTTCCCCTAATAGAATGCTCAGGAGAGAAACTACAGTAGTTTTGATGCTCTGTTACCAAGTTGAAGTgccttaaaatttaatttgtcaATTAAATATGTTTGTTAACATATAGGCATCCTGTatgacacaagaaataaaattcattGGGTGACATAATACCTTTTTACTTGAAACTAAACGTAAAAAGAAGAAACTAGCTCcataaacaaaacttcaagaaaagGAGAAATGGGCTAAAAGGCCAAGAGGAAACTATGCTGATAGACTCTGGCAGTTTACTGTTACTGTTGATTCCAACCAGCTCCACACACCACAAGCTTAGCAATTTCAAAATAAGCCAGCTCCATACAatccacaataattattgaaactgCTACCTATTAAGGTAAAAGGTGATCTTTAATATGATTTACATGGATGACACTAGAGTTGAAGCACTGAAAACCCTCGTGCAAAACACATGCAACATAATTGACTTAAGTGGGCTTAGTTGTGCATCACATTTAGCTATTGGATTTCTTTGTGAAATTAATCATCAAGTTGGTTGCAGATAGAACATTGTTTTATGTTACTTGACTCCATTCGAATGAAATGAATCTGGACAACCCTGCTACACAAACCCTGAAGCAGGCTGCAAAATTAAAACACAAAGACTGGCATCCGCATTGCACTCCAGTGTTGAGTGATAATTTAGAAAGAAATAAGTTACATCAGTCTAATTATATCAGTAAGAGAAAAGAAGTCTCTTCGCATTCTTTCCACCATACTTGCTGTCGAAACATTTCAAATGTTACAAATCATGATAAAACACAATctctacaaaataaacaactgTTGGCCAGGGATATTTCAAAAAAGGCAAATTTTTAGCGAGTCAAATAATCTGAGTCTTAACGTTTAATCATCTTGACTGTCAATGCAAACAGTGCTGTTACATGTATAGTATCCACAGGTCTTAATTTCTTCAAAACCAAACATTTCAGTTTGCAAGGAGTTGATGTTCTTTTACAGCATTTGTTCGTTTCACGAGATAACAGAGATGACAATGACTTTGACTTTAAATTTCACCAGCATAATAAGGCCTCTTCATATGGGATTGGGAGGGCACCACATTCCTGTAATATGACTCCAATAGCTTTTGACCCAAATAAAAACCTTTGGTAAAAATGTACTGTACACTATGAAGAGTTTTTCTAAGCTCAAGACTGTTACTTTAAATGATCTATGACTGCTCCACTGAAACCATCAAACTATTTGACATCTGCCAGACTTATTATGTTTCTGTCAATTGTGTTCATCACCTtgcacatttaaaaaaaaaaagatatcatTGATTCAGCCCATATTCACATGCAATGAAAGATGGTTCAAAAAGCAAATTTAGAGGCAAAGATCAATCTATTGTTACTGTTACATTTGATACTAATCTCCATATCAGTAGGAAAATGAAAGTTAAGGACAGTGAACCCTTATAAAGAGGCAAAGGCAAATAACACGAATTCGTTGAGTTTTTGTGATCTCCACAGCCCAAACACAAGTTAATAACACAAGTTATTGATCTGAAGCAAAATACAGAGCCCAAGGATCTTCAGCACGTCTGttataataattttacattCCAGTTCAACGGAAAAGAAATAATCTTTCATGCAAATGATTAACGATTTCAACTACTCTGTCAAGTTTTTAGTTCAAACAAAGGAACCATGTCGAATGTTTTAAAAAGCGCTTTTGGTACAATAATTTCTTTCTTCGACAGCCTTTATAGATAAAAATTCAGCATAAGAGTATTTTCACTGAATAATGCTTTGACACAAGCTTCCATagagaaaaaagagaaacacaAGATTGATCGTCAGTTGTAAATTATGGGACAAAATTCATGATTTTGATCTAAGAAAGCAACGCAAAACTTAACCAGAGTAAGAAAGGCGGAAGCGAGTCGTTAGGTTACAGAAGCATCACATCAGACAGGTTGAAATACTGAGCTAACAAATTAAGGATCAAAGCTTATTTCTGGAGGAAATCGACCATACGGTTTCAAGAGCATTGGTAAAAATATTGAAGATGAAACACGTGCCAGAAGAATTAAATCTGAGCGCTGGAAATTTTCTATGAAATAATTCAAGACAGAGATTTTACAAATGAAACAATGATAATTTACTGTGTATAGAAAATCACTTACTTTTCCTCTTTCTTTGGTTCGATTGTTTTTTCATCGGCAATCGAGTGAACAGGATCGGTAGTAGTAAGCGAGATACTAGCATCGTCAACCTCGCTAACTTCAGCACTACTTGACGACAATTTTAAACGCTTCGAGCCTTTAGTTACAACTTCTGATGCCATTCCTGTATAGTTGAAAAATAGTTCTTGTTAGAACTTGACATTTCGACACAATCTATTTTAGAATTCCTAATCAAAACATTGAAATGATCCTCATATAAATTTGCCGGCAAATCGTTGAAACAGCGGCCACTCCACGCGTCACACAAACTGAACTTATCTTCTTATCCTCTAGCTTGAAACAAAAGCCAAGCTGTCGTTGACCACAATTCTGAGAAATTATCACAGGGGCCAAAGAAACACTGTAAAATGCTTTTCTTGGCGTAATACAATTTGGCGCCAGTCTCAAGATGGCTGACAAAAGAGATTCAATCGCGGTTGATTACAAAGGGTTAAAGCCAATTTTACCATATTCCTCTGCCAAAGGAAATATTCTTCAACAATGAATACCTTATTAGTCGCCGGAACACATCAAGGTTGAAACTCACATTCAAAAGTTTGTGTTCCAACTCGCCAGACGAACGTGACAAACTCGAGGACGAGGCTGCCACCGAATATAATTTGTGCAGCGAATGGTAAAAAAGGCTTCTTATTTAGTCTGCTTCTTCAGACGTCGGATGATGGTTCGGCCCGTTTTGATTGCCCTGTCCTACTTCTTGAATTGATAAAAtccttttccttgaagtaaCAGTTTTTCCAATAGCAGGCAACCTTCAGAAACCCACAGCTAgcaaagtttctttcattcgtcAGCCATGTGGTATGTTTGTAACAAGGAACAAACACAATAATGGCGGCCTAAGAAATATATCGACGGGAACTTTTCGCCAGTGCACCAGTTCAACTATAAATCTCCAGGGCAGGTTATACCTGAGGGTCAACTCGAATGACTGCGTTGATTTCCTCTTTGTTAGCAATAAAGAATTTGGGATTTTCGAGCAAGAGGTAGGGGCGGGAACATGAAATCAAACGCCTCAACCCTCTGATGGACAGACGAGTGCACAAAAAGTCGTCTCTCACACCCGCTGTGTCGAAGCGACAACCTGTCAATCAACGACGGTTTAGACCAATCATAGCCAAAAGTATGCAATCAGATCGACCTGTTGCCTGGGCAACTGAAGTTGTACTGTATAAAGATGACGTAGCCACTTTGACATCCGGGAAAGTGGTCAAACCGGTTTGACGAGTTTGTGTGCAGGTGCTATTGGCAGCACTTGTGACGTTTACTAATGTACTCGTGATGACACCTTTTGATTGGCTGCGTGTCAGTAAGTAATCGTCGATGGGCTCTAGGATGCTTCATAAACAATTGGTGGTAATCTTTCTCGCCTgtgacaaacaaagaaatagcCGAGAAATTGTGCTGTTACCACTCAAGTTATAATGTAGGAATTGGAGAGGGGTGTAAGCTCTGGTCATGTTACCATATGGTACCTTCTGGTCtgggtttaaaaaaaaaatggtgattCCCCTATTTCAGTCGTTAGTCATGGGTTTAAATTTGGGTATCATTACTACATGACTTATTCAGTCGTACCGCACAGTATAAGTAAATTGATTGTTCAAGATTTCCCATCAAACTTTGGTTTTCCAATAACGTGTATTGCACACCATCAATATTGGCGAGAGCAAAGCCGTACAATTATCAATTAGCTTAGATTTCAGCATTGTTCTGATATCGCACTGCGAGACTGAGGATAAACGACGTTGGTTGCAGATTAAAGCTAGTACAGAAAGTAACAATATTActttgtgctgttttttttttcttcggagaTTTGGCAAATCCATTGTGAAGGCGCAATTGTTTTCTCTCATTGATATTGCACGCACGATAAAATTCAGATATTTGATTGGTTCCATTGCGTTAAGCGAAGGAATGATTGCTCCTCTAAGGTGAGACAGGCCATCAGGAACGTTGTATCTTCTGCATTTGCAAACAAATTGTTTGCCAAgtttgacagtgaaaacgaaTCAGTATATATGTAGCAGGTTTACGTTGTACCCAACAGCATGGCGTATCGCGTGTTAACAAGATATTTATAACTGTGATTGAATTAtttgacaaccaaaacaaaaacaaaacgtgGAAAAGGAAATTCATAGTGTCCGCATGTTAAAGAAACTATGGACGTTTGTGAAATGATGATGCAATCGCATAATTTAAAAATGTAATTACAGAAGAGCTACAAACGAACATGAAATTAATCACCTTTCCATCAGttcaaaatatttgaattcaGGGAATGACATAGAAAGGTAATGAATGAATTACATCTGCTAAGGAGAAGAAAAAAGCTACTTCATGCTTTTCCAAAGAACAAGAATTCACCCTTGTATGTATGAGGAATAAACCAATGCATTGTAAACCATTATTTTTACGAGGCATATTTTTAATTACATTAAATGTAATTAACAATTTTTTAACACATAATAAGCTAACAGGGACTAAGCACCGTATTTCTATTGGAAGAGACGATAATGAATCTTTGGAATTCGGTTATCCTGCAGATTATGCTGATCAATCTTCTTGCCGGTGTTTGCTAATCGGTTTATTTCAGTTTACTTATTCTCAGATTAAAGTACCACTGATGGTGACCAAAAGTAAAATAGTTCTTCTGTCACCCCCACCCCAGCCCACAACTTGTCTGTCCACATGACCTCATCAAGAAGTGTCCCGTTTAGTCGAAGCGTGAATCACCCATTTGTCACGGTTCGGTTGACAATAATTGTGTTAACTGGCTCCTATTTTCGGGGTTGGGTCTACTGTTACCGTCTAGTAGAGTTAGGAAGGTTCTTTATGGCCTTTTTTGGTCTATATTTCTTCCCAGAAGTGAGGGAGAATTTAATGAGAAGGGTAAAGCGACATTATATCAGTCTGTCTTCACGACTAACCTACACTGTAACAAGTAGCAAATGGGAATCTGAAAAGTCAACATCATTGAATGTACAGCTTTTGCCAATTAAACATTTGTTGAAAGTACAAGGTAAAGTATATTTCTCCAGGTACATGAAGGCCATGTAAACTTTGTTACACTGACACATGTAACTGCAATGTAACTGGCTTGATTTAGAGGTACCAGTAACACATAAAATGTGATAAAAATCTTAATTGAAATTGAACTGATCAGGTTCTAGTTTTTTTACTGTACATTTGAGACTGTTTGGGAAAAAGATTTCCATGTCCTTTGAAAATTGATATCCAGCCTGACTCTGGCTGACTGAGCCCTGGAAGTTAACACCATTCAGATTTTGATGTCCATCACCAAGCAACTTGAACTTCTACACTGTAGGCAGCATTGGTCTCATTGGCTTCCAACAAGTTAATTGATATCAAAGAAATGCTAGGCTCTTGATTGTCATGACTCGGGCGAAGACTGTCTCTTTCCTTTCCAGTAGACATTCATTACATCCTACAGCTGCTTGGTCCTGGTTGGGGGAATGTTGACAACAATCCTGCTGGCTTGACAGCTGCCTGCCTTGGCGGGCTTAAGCCACCAACCCACTATAAACAGGAGAAAGTAGACAACAACAAGATCAGAAAAGTAAGCGTTACTGCGTTCTAATGTGTAGCATTTAAATTAAGTTAATTAAGTTAATCTCAAGCCAGCGGTTCAGCAGGCTCTATAATCTGTGTCATCCCTGCAGGGGCTTGCCTTCTCATGTGAGCTCTAGCCGCCATTCTTGCAGTTGTCTGCTGCGTTAATCTTTGTGGATCACTACTTTGGAcagatcactgctttggtcgtCACATTTAAAGTTTGCTTGCTCAGTTGAGC
This genomic interval carries:
- the LOC136930990 gene encoding trichohyalin-like, which translates into the protein MAYAGESRVAAEDSVYQQIEDLQRRLDETNNLLQSTYRGRSKEQRLRSELTDRHLKDIEGTVEENTHKQKRRKRLESKSRCDETTEIENLHSFVEWRAQLRVLHDALEEAIDELSRYKDRKARRAIAELQELKDDAMASLEQTAEWTEDDIQILVQRNNCKDLQSTKNNLRSILNDAERVRRLSRELSSQMKNEVQSLRDECVAMVNDMVALNRILEEKKRALVE
- the LOC136930988 gene encoding transcriptional repressor p66-beta-like; translation: MASEVVTKGSKRLKLSSSSAEVSEVDDASISLTTTDPVHSIADEKTIEPKKEEKPNGQDGQSVVIISSSSDDDSDKEQKKDTTEAVVIKKEHIKDDEEGSVLEDGKSNQQKSPQMPSEETANQEIAKLNNNNNNKSEGKDTDSDECISQEDLLAQLGLSSVKELQKKESVCESTALSANANGVEKRPLITHRPKESIVDFLRVPKLTPMDSKKRINGEGKVDYSVTNGDHSDVSRPDSPLSDDNDDDLQAKEKLIEHLRNELRQEEAKLLLLKKLHAAQNDVKANSKLQKENVMEKSVTAPQSNVKSSAQMPPKKGQNLPPPPPLKASTVLASSTFHPPRDVPGQPRLLPKGSGGTQGPPATTAAAKFVGPASQTLKEFAVHQQSLHQPSPQAKHGSSAIADLQNVVTSMANLIQPTPMYPQGRNSPVYSTPTQPAPLRPTPVRAQGVSSLPVSSGYVSFPHHLPSTHQQSIGGKQAAAKMALRKQLERTLLQIPPPKPPPPEWSFIPSLGSPDFMVLVGLEAVVHVMADKDGKKSGAPLQEKVVNPKICSRCNTDFSPSWTKKQDGGLTEATVCEKCSTVNVKKELKAEHTGRLKAAFLKALKQEQEIEKKISDSPTIAPKPHHQGQKTSPQPHLAPAPPRHHIPHHQPIMHHHHQGVQPALYHHHQPHSSSLLFQLQQQHLQQQHQELEAAARQQADARWHPYLNTHHHSGTRNPPHHHSYVSDSDRQYLLDMIPSLPAPTLGYGSSRL